One Kitasatospora sp. NBC_01266 genomic window carries:
- a CDS encoding RNA polymerase sigma factor, whose translation MFVSASTSRSLPPEIAESAALLALIERGKAQGQIAGDDVRQAFEADQIPVTKWKNVMRSLNQVLIEEGVDLMVSAAEPSAAKRKSVAAKSTTKRTATKAVTTRTPGAPTKPPVRIAPAATVAPAAVASVVSVTSVAVESGLDASAGLDPAKKAAAPAKKAVAKKAAAPAKKTAAKKTAAKGEKGDEELLGDEELLEDVALPGAKTETEGEPEEESEGFVLSDDDEDDAPAQQVAVAGATADPVKDYLKQIGKVPLLNAEQEVELAKRIEAGLFAEDKLSQADKLAPKLKRELEIIAEDGRRAKNHLLEANLRLVVSLAKRYTGRGMLFLDLIQEGNLGLIRAVEKFDYTKGYKFSTYATWWIRQAITRAMADQARTIRIPVHMVEVINKLARVQRQMLQDLGREPTPEELAKELDMTPEKVIEVQKYGREPISLHTPLGEDGDSEFGDLIEDSEAVVPADAVSFTLLQEQLHSVLDTLSEREAGVVSMRFGLTDGQPKTLDEIGKVYGVTRERIRQIESKTMSKLRHPSRSQVLRDYLD comes from the coding sequence TTGTTCGTGTCGGCCAGCACATCCCGTTCGCTCCCCCCCGAGATCGCCGAGTCCGCGGCCCTGCTGGCGCTCATCGAGCGGGGCAAGGCCCAGGGGCAGATCGCCGGTGACGACGTGCGTCAGGCCTTCGAGGCGGACCAGATCCCGGTCACCAAGTGGAAGAACGTCATGCGCAGCCTCAACCAGGTACTGATTGAGGAAGGGGTGGACCTGATGGTCAGCGCGGCCGAGCCGTCCGCTGCCAAGCGCAAGAGCGTCGCGGCCAAGAGCACCACCAAGCGCACCGCGACCAAGGCGGTCACCACCCGTACCCCGGGCGCCCCGACCAAGCCGCCGGTGCGGATCGCGCCGGCCGCGACCGTGGCGCCGGCTGCCGTGGCCTCCGTGGTCTCGGTCACCTCGGTCGCCGTCGAGTCCGGGCTGGACGCGTCGGCGGGCCTCGACCCGGCGAAGAAGGCCGCCGCGCCCGCCAAGAAGGCGGTGGCCAAGAAGGCCGCCGCCCCCGCCAAGAAGACGGCGGCGAAGAAGACCGCGGCCAAGGGCGAGAAGGGCGACGAGGAGCTGCTCGGCGACGAGGAGCTGCTCGAGGACGTGGCGCTGCCCGGTGCCAAGACCGAGACCGAGGGCGAGCCGGAGGAGGAGTCGGAGGGCTTCGTCCTCTCCGACGACGACGAGGACGACGCCCCGGCCCAGCAGGTCGCCGTCGCCGGTGCCACCGCCGACCCGGTCAAGGACTACCTGAAGCAGATCGGCAAGGTCCCGCTGCTCAACGCGGAGCAGGAGGTCGAGCTCGCCAAGCGGATCGAGGCCGGCCTGTTCGCCGAGGACAAGCTGAGCCAGGCCGACAAGCTGGCCCCCAAGCTCAAGCGCGAGCTGGAGATCATCGCCGAGGACGGCCGCCGGGCCAAGAACCACCTGCTGGAGGCCAACCTCCGCCTGGTGGTCTCGCTGGCGAAGCGTTACACCGGTCGCGGCATGCTCTTCCTGGACCTGATCCAGGAGGGCAACCTCGGTCTGATCCGTGCGGTCGAGAAGTTCGACTACACCAAGGGTTACAAGTTCTCGACCTACGCGACCTGGTGGATCCGCCAGGCGATCACCCGCGCGATGGCCGACCAGGCCCGCACCATCCGTATCCCGGTGCACATGGTCGAGGTCATCAACAAGCTGGCCCGCGTCCAGCGCCAGATGCTCCAGGACCTGGGCCGCGAGCCCACCCCGGAGGAGCTGGCCAAGGAACTCGACATGACCCCCGAGAAGGTCATCGAGGTCCAGAAGTACGGCCGTGAGCCGATCTCGCTGCACACCCCGCTGGGCGAGGACGGCGACAGCGAGTTCGGTGACCTGATCGAGGACTCCGAGGCGGTCGTCCCGGCCGACGCGGTCTCCTTCACCCTGCTCCAGGAGCAGCTGCACTCGGTGCTCGACACGCTGAGTGAGCGCGAGGCCGGCGTGGTCTCGATGCGCTTCGGCCTGACGGACGGCCAGCCGAAGACGCTGGACGAGATCGGCAAGGTTTACGGGGTCACCCGTGAGCGCATCCGCCAGATCGAGTCGAAGACCATGTCCAAGCTGCGCCACCCCTCGCGTTCGCAGGTGCTGCGCGACTACCTGGACTGA
- a CDS encoding S1 family peptidase, with translation MSLSSRPPGPDARRRPGPARGARRRAAALVLLAALPSALLSLTATPAQADRRIVGGWADSTVQRPWMVAVSSRAQFGDARSGQFCGGTLVAPTKVVTAAHCFYDEQQGRPTDRPGLTVIVGRTDLTSSDGVEVPVTNVWIHPQYSFDQNMQDVAVLTLATAQDGRAVLPLVGQGDTAPYAAGTRAQVYGWGDTTGHATYADRLHGVDVPMVADSVCARDYPGGADGTFDARGMVCAGESMGGKDACQGDSGGPLVVNGQLVGLVSWGAGCAEAKHPGVYTRLSAVADAVNAQLAETDAVTAR, from the coding sequence ATGTCCCTCTCGTCCCGTCCGCCCGGTCCTGATGCCCGTCGTCGTCCGGGTCCGGCGCGCGGCGCCCGTCGGCGCGCGGCGGCGCTGGTGCTGCTGGCCGCGCTGCCGAGTGCGCTGCTCTCGCTCACGGCCACGCCCGCCCAGGCCGACCGCCGGATCGTGGGCGGTTGGGCGGACAGCACGGTGCAGCGGCCCTGGATGGTCGCGGTGTCCAGTCGCGCCCAGTTCGGTGACGCGCGCTCCGGCCAGTTCTGCGGCGGCACGCTGGTCGCTCCGACCAAGGTGGTCACCGCCGCCCACTGCTTCTACGACGAGCAGCAGGGGCGGCCGACCGATCGGCCGGGCCTGACGGTGATCGTCGGGCGGACCGACCTGACCAGCTCGGACGGCGTCGAGGTGCCGGTCACCAACGTCTGGATCCACCCGCAGTACTCGTTCGACCAGAACATGCAGGATGTGGCGGTGCTCACGCTGGCCACCGCGCAGGACGGCCGGGCGGTGCTGCCGCTGGTCGGCCAGGGCGACACCGCGCCGTATGCGGCCGGCACTCGCGCCCAGGTCTACGGCTGGGGTGACACCACCGGGCACGCCACCTACGCGGACCGGCTGCACGGGGTCGATGTGCCCATGGTTGCCGACTCGGTGTGTGCGCGCGACTACCCGGGCGGTGCCGACGGGACCTTCGATGCCCGCGGCATGGTCTGCGCCGGCGAGTCGATGGGCGGCAAGGACGCATGCCAGGGCGACAGCGGTGGTCCGCTGGTGGTGAACGGCCAGCTGGTCGGGCTGGTCTCCTGGGGTGCCGGCTGCGCGGAAGCCAAGCACCCGGGCGTCTACACCCGCCTGTCGGCGGTTGCGGACGCCGTCAATGCCCAGCTGGCGGAGACCGACGCGGTGACCGCTCGGTAA
- a CDS encoding DUF7455 domain-containing protein has product MTTVLTPASPLTAADRCDRCGAQAYLRVVLASGGELLFCAHHGRKFEPELKKIAVEIQDESGRLATTAASATSEER; this is encoded by the coding sequence GTGACTACTGTTCTGACACCTGCGAGCCCGCTCACCGCGGCTGACCGCTGCGACCGATGCGGCGCCCAGGCATACCTGCGCGTCGTACTGGCAAGCGGCGGGGAGCTGCTGTTCTGCGCCCACCACGGGCGGAAGTTCGAGCCGGAGCTCAAGAAGATCGCCGTGGAGATACAGGACGAGAGCGGTCGTCTCGCCACCACGGCGGCCTCGGCCACCAGCGAGGAACGCTGA
- a CDS encoding DNA gyrase/topoisomerase IV subunit B codes for MSAETTVPSALRAAEDGSNYTARHLLVLEGLEAVRKRPGMYIGSTDSRGLMHCLWEIIDNSVDEALGGFCDRIEVVLHEDGSVEVRDDGRGIPVDVEPKTGLSGVEVVMTKLHAGGKFGGGSYAASGGLHGVGASVVNALSARLDVEVDRGGHTHAISFRRGTPGLFTEQSPDAPFDPASGLTRTRKVPKARTGTRIRYWADRQIFLKEAKLSLEHLHNRARQTAFLVPGLTIIVRDERLTESEKVEEATFRFDGGVGEFCEFLAPDKPVCDVLRLRGEGTFKETVPVLDELGHMTPTEVTRELGVDIALRWGAGYDTTLRSFVNIIATPKGGTHVTGFERSLAKTVNEALRAAKLLRVAEDDITKDDATEGLTAVVTVRLAEPQFEGQTKEVLGTSAANRIVAAVVARELKAFLTSAKKDEKVQARAVLEKVVAAARTRVAARQHKEAQRRKTALETSSLPAKLADCRSDDVERSELFIVEGDSALGTAKLARNSEFQALLPIRGKILNVQKASVSDMLKNAECAAIIQVIGAGSGRTFDIDQARYGRVIFMADADVDGSHIRCLLLTLFQRYMRPMVEQGRVFAAVPPLHRTELTNPKRGQEKYHYTYSDAELRRTLLEFQAKGLRWKEPVQRYKGLGEMDADQLAETTMDPRHRILRRINLGDLEAAEQVFDLLMGNDVAPRKEFIVDSAATLDRSRIDA; via the coding sequence GTGAGTGCCGAAACGACCGTGCCGTCCGCCTTGCGCGCCGCGGAGGACGGATCCAACTACACCGCTCGGCATCTGCTCGTCCTGGAGGGCCTCGAAGCGGTCCGCAAGCGGCCCGGCATGTACATCGGCTCCACCGACAGCCGCGGCCTGATGCACTGCCTCTGGGAGATCATCGACAACTCGGTGGACGAGGCACTGGGCGGCTTCTGCGACCGGATCGAGGTCGTGCTGCACGAGGACGGCTCGGTCGAGGTCCGGGACGACGGCCGCGGCATCCCGGTGGACGTGGAGCCGAAGACCGGGCTGTCCGGTGTCGAGGTCGTGATGACCAAGCTGCACGCCGGCGGCAAGTTCGGCGGCGGCTCCTACGCGGCCTCCGGCGGTCTGCACGGCGTCGGCGCCTCGGTGGTCAACGCGCTCTCCGCTCGGCTGGACGTGGAGGTGGACCGCGGCGGCCACACCCACGCGATCAGCTTCCGCCGCGGGACCCCCGGGCTGTTCACCGAGCAGAGCCCGGACGCCCCGTTCGACCCGGCCAGTGGCCTGACCAGGACCCGCAAGGTGCCCAAGGCCCGAACCGGAACCCGGATCCGCTACTGGGCCGACCGGCAGATCTTCCTCAAGGAGGCCAAGCTCTCCCTGGAGCACCTGCACAACCGGGCCCGGCAGACCGCGTTCCTGGTCCCCGGGCTGACCATCATCGTGCGCGACGAACGCCTGACGGAGAGCGAGAAGGTCGAGGAGGCCACCTTCCGCTTCGACGGCGGGGTCGGCGAGTTCTGCGAGTTCCTGGCGCCCGACAAGCCGGTCTGCGACGTGCTGCGGCTGCGCGGCGAGGGCACCTTCAAGGAGACCGTCCCGGTCCTGGACGAGCTCGGCCACATGACCCCCACCGAGGTCACCCGCGAACTGGGCGTGGACATCGCGCTGCGCTGGGGTGCCGGCTACGACACCACGCTGCGCTCCTTCGTCAACATCATCGCGACCCCCAAGGGCGGCACCCACGTCACCGGCTTCGAGCGCTCGCTCGCCAAGACGGTCAACGAGGCGCTGCGCGCGGCCAAGCTGCTGCGGGTGGCCGAGGACGACATCACCAAGGACGACGCCACCGAGGGCCTGACCGCGGTGGTCACCGTCCGGCTGGCCGAGCCGCAGTTCGAGGGGCAGACCAAGGAGGTGCTCGGCACCTCGGCCGCCAACCGGATCGTCGCCGCCGTGGTGGCCCGCGAGCTCAAGGCCTTCCTGACCTCGGCCAAGAAGGACGAGAAGGTCCAGGCCCGGGCGGTGCTGGAGAAGGTGGTGGCCGCCGCCCGCACCCGGGTGGCGGCTCGCCAGCACAAGGAGGCGCAGCGCCGCAAGACCGCGCTGGAGACCTCCTCGCTGCCCGCCAAGCTGGCTGACTGCCGCAGCGACGACGTGGAGCGCAGCGAGCTCTTCATCGTCGAGGGCGACTCCGCGCTCGGCACCGCCAAGCTGGCCCGCAACTCCGAGTTCCAGGCGCTGCTGCCGATCCGCGGCAAGATTCTCAACGTCCAGAAGGCCTCGGTCTCGGACATGCTCAAGAACGCCGAGTGCGCGGCGATCATCCAGGTGATAGGGGCCGGCTCGGGCCGGACCTTCGACATCGACCAGGCCCGCTACGGCCGGGTCATCTTCATGGCCGACGCCGATGTCGACGGATCGCACATCCGCTGCCTGCTGCTGACCCTCTTCCAGCGGTACATGCGGCCGATGGTCGAGCAGGGCCGGGTCTTCGCGGCGGTCCCGCCGCTGCACCGCACCGAGCTCACCAACCCCAAGCGCGGCCAGGAGAAGTACCACTACACCTACTCGGACGCCGAACTGCGCCGGACCCTGCTGGAGTTCCAGGCCAAGGGCCTGCGCTGGAAGGAGCCGGTGCAGCGCTACAAGGGCCTCGGCGAGATGGACGCGGACCAACTGGCCGAGACCACCATGGACCCCCGGCACCGGATCCTGCGGCGGATCAACCTGGGCGACCTGGAGGCCGCCGAGCAGGTCTTCGACCTGCTGATGGGCAACGACGTGGCGCCGCGCAAGGAGTTCATCGTGGACTCGGCCGCCACCTTGGACCGCTCGCGGATCGACGCCTGA
- a CDS encoding DUF1453 domain-containing protein gives MTGIANILVILVVLVFVASRQLRTRKIDTERRFWLLPLILCALGLADKHLIDPAHRAEAIGLLAASLVVVAAMGSVWGWTVRMWRAGDGTVWTKGTVATLAAWAGMIAVRIGLYGLGATLHVHQDAQALYLTLGVLLLVRGAVVNWRARGLDAPHTLNVVG, from the coding sequence ATGACCGGCATCGCCAACATCCTCGTCATCCTCGTCGTGCTCGTGTTCGTCGCCAGCCGTCAGCTCCGAACCCGCAAGATCGACACCGAGCGGCGCTTCTGGCTGCTGCCGCTGATCCTCTGCGCGCTCGGACTGGCCGACAAGCATCTGATCGACCCGGCGCACAGGGCCGAGGCGATCGGCCTGCTGGCCGCCTCGCTCGTGGTGGTCGCCGCCATGGGTTCGGTCTGGGGCTGGACCGTCCGGATGTGGCGGGCGGGCGACGGCACCGTCTGGACCAAGGGCACCGTCGCCACCCTGGCGGCCTGGGCGGGCATGATCGCGGTGCGGATCGGGCTGTACGGCCTCGGCGCGACGCTGCATGTCCACCAGGACGCGCAGGCGCTCTACCTCACCCTCGGGGTGCTGCTGCTGGTCCGCGGCGCCGTGGTGAACTGGAGGGCCCGGGGCCTGGACGCCCCGCACACGCTGAACGTGGTGGGCTGA
- a CDS encoding sensor histidine kinase, with product MQLETWRRWPTRDARASGERSAPGRMLTVAGRLALALTVLLGTVRADRFTGTDAVVSLLAVLAAGGLFYLFVRSTRLHRIGWALAAAAQLLIVAGVADQVGAVVLANVIWCGLAVMALLRLPLAGALPTCAGALVSYAVATRDGFLALVATLAGLVLLGYLLRLDAEARGTAQRLLQQERAARAAEAESAALAERARIAREIHDVLAHSLSAQLVHLEAARLMLDSGAQRDQIRDRVVAARRMAQEGLTETKQALSALRGEFTPVGEFLVELTGQEQATLTVTGTPRPLGAEAGLAVRRTAQEALTNVRKHAPRAGRAVVLRYLEQAVELEVRNSGGPADPAAAELAASGSGYGLLGMRERAELLGGSLAAGPDDDAGGWLVRLRLPT from the coding sequence GTGCAGCTGGAGACCTGGAGGCGCTGGCCGACGCGGGACGCGCGGGCCAGTGGCGAGCGCTCCGCGCCCGGCCGGATGCTCACCGTGGCCGGCCGGCTGGCCCTGGCCCTGACCGTGCTGCTCGGGACGGTCAGGGCCGACCGGTTCACCGGCACGGACGCGGTCGTCTCGCTGCTGGCAGTGCTGGCCGCCGGCGGGCTCTTCTACCTGTTCGTCCGCAGTACCCGGCTGCACCGGATCGGCTGGGCGCTGGCGGCGGCCGCCCAGCTGCTGATCGTCGCCGGGGTGGCGGACCAGGTGGGCGCCGTGGTGCTCGCCAATGTGATCTGGTGCGGGCTCGCCGTCATGGCGCTGCTCCGGCTGCCGCTGGCGGGCGCGCTGCCCACCTGTGCGGGAGCGCTCGTCTCCTACGCGGTGGCCACCCGGGACGGCTTCCTCGCGCTGGTCGCCACGCTGGCCGGCCTGGTCCTGCTGGGCTACCTGCTCCGACTGGACGCCGAGGCCCGCGGCACCGCCCAGCGGCTGCTGCAGCAGGAGCGGGCCGCCCGGGCGGCCGAGGCGGAGAGCGCCGCGCTGGCCGAGCGGGCCCGGATCGCCCGGGAGATCCACGACGTGCTGGCGCACAGCCTCTCCGCCCAGCTGGTCCATCTGGAGGCGGCCCGGCTGATGCTGGACAGCGGGGCACAGCGGGACCAGATCAGGGACCGGGTGGTGGCGGCCCGGCGGATGGCCCAGGAGGGGTTGACCGAGACCAAGCAGGCGCTCTCCGCGCTGCGCGGCGAGTTCACCCCGGTCGGCGAGTTCCTGGTGGAGCTGACCGGGCAGGAGCAGGCCACCCTGACGGTGACCGGTACGCCCCGGCCGCTGGGCGCCGAGGCAGGGCTGGCGGTGCGGCGCACGGCGCAGGAGGCGCTCACCAACGTCCGCAAGCACGCACCGCGGGCCGGGCGCGCGGTGGTGCTGCGCTACCTCGAGCAGGCGGTGGAGCTGGAGGTCAGGAACAGCGGCGGACCCGCCGACCCGGCCGCGGCCGAGCTGGCCGCCAGCGGCAGCGGTTACGGGCTGCTGGGGATGCGGGAGCGGGCCGAACTGCTCGGCGGCAGCCTGGCGGCCGGCCCCGACGACGACGCCGGCGGCTGGCTGGTGCGGCTGCGGCTGCCGACCTGA
- a CDS encoding response regulator — protein MLLGLLPGIEVVGAAADGEEAVRLVAQHAPDVVLMDLRMPRCDGVEATRLIRAQHPGTEVVVLTTYADDDSLFAALQAGARGYLTKDAGAEEIARAIADVRAGAAGLSPQVQRRLLERLAGPPAPAAPPAAAALDPVAPPPQHRSTQQLPDGLTAREAEVLALIADGLSNAEIAEALFVSPATVKTHINNLFAKTAVRDRAQAVSYAFRHGLSRGSQTD, from the coding sequence ATGCTGCTGGGCCTGCTGCCCGGCATCGAGGTGGTGGGGGCGGCCGCGGACGGCGAGGAGGCGGTCCGCCTGGTGGCGCAGCATGCCCCGGACGTGGTCCTGATGGACCTTCGGATGCCGCGCTGCGACGGCGTCGAGGCCACCCGGCTGATCCGGGCCCAGCACCCTGGCACCGAGGTCGTGGTGCTCACCACCTACGCCGACGACGACTCGCTCTTCGCCGCGCTGCAGGCCGGTGCCCGCGGCTACCTCACCAAGGACGCCGGCGCGGAGGAGATCGCCCGGGCCATCGCCGATGTCCGGGCCGGCGCGGCGGGCCTCTCCCCGCAGGTGCAGCGGCGGCTGCTGGAGCGGCTCGCCGGCCCGCCCGCGCCCGCGGCACCGCCGGCCGCCGCAGCGCTCGACCCGGTGGCCCCGCCGCCGCAGCACCGCTCGACCCAGCAGCTACCCGACGGTCTGACGGCCCGTGAGGCGGAGGTGCTCGCGCTGATCGCCGACGGCCTCTCCAACGCCGAGATCGCCGAGGCGCTCTTCGTCAGTCCGGCCACGGTCAAGACGCACATCAACAACCTCTTCGCCAAGACCGCCGTTCGCGATCGGGCACAGGCAGTCAGTTATGCGTTCAGGCACGGGCTTTCCCGTGGTTCGCAGACCGATTGA
- a CDS encoding DUF485 domain-containing protein — translation MAQHEVTGSTGSTPRQGHRFDWWSTPGKPGAAKRSARDRVGAARSAVPAQRSLQTPPQVPDPAIAEVYREVQRSDAFQEIRRDYRRFVFPATAVFLGWYLGYVTAQALAPDLMRTQLIGPFSVAWLLGLLQFVSTFLITWLYARNARTKRDRAALGLRWDTQDQLR, via the coding sequence TTGGCACAGCACGAAGTCACCGGATCAACCGGTTCCACGCCCCGGCAGGGCCATCGGTTCGACTGGTGGTCCACTCCCGGCAAGCCCGGCGCGGCCAAGCGGTCGGCTCGCGACCGGGTTGGCGCGGCGCGATCCGCCGTCCCAGCCCAGCGGTCCCTCCAGACGCCGCCGCAGGTGCCGGATCCGGCGATCGCCGAGGTCTACCGGGAGGTTCAGCGGAGCGACGCCTTCCAGGAGATCCGCCGGGACTACCGGAGGTTCGTCTTCCCGGCCACCGCCGTCTTCCTCGGTTGGTACCTCGGCTATGTGACCGCCCAGGCCCTGGCACCGGACCTGATGCGCACTCAGCTCATCGGCCCGTTCAGCGTGGCCTGGCTGCTGGGGCTGCTGCAGTTCGTCTCGACCTTTCTGATCACCTGGCTCTACGCCCGCAATGCCCGCACCAAGCGTGACCGAGCCGCCCTCGGCCTGCGCTGGGACACCCAGGACCAGTTGCGATGA
- a CDS encoding solute symporter family protein, with amino-acid sequence MTPSTFTAVPIAARPEAATGGQHHELAVVLFALVVVVTLAITLWVGRRGQAAEDFYAGGRDFGPLQNGIALSGDYLSAASFLGVTGLIALYGYDGMLYSIGFLVAWLVVLMWVAELVRNTGRYTLADVLATRMRQRPVRAAAGSASVVVTLLYLIAQMVGAGSLVGLLLGTTGAAANTWTILAVGALMIIYVTVGGMRATTWIQIVKAMMLMTGAVLLTVCVLIHFQGDLGELMHAAARSSGAGDRYLEPGLKYGGSVTERLDFVSLGLALVLGTAGLPHILSRFYTVPTARAARRSTIWAIGLVGAFYLMTVVLGLGATALVGSTAVKSANSAGNTAVPLLALNLGGGEGSTGGTLLFAVTSAIAFATILAVVAGLTLASSVSFAHDLYAQAFRRPGRPPVTDRQEVVVARLAAVVIGGLAVVLSLFAQRLNVAFLVSLAFAVAASANLPTLLYSLFWRRFTTRGACWSTYGGLVPALVLVFFSPVVSGSKTAMFPGVDFHWFPLENPGLISIPLGFLLGWVGTVSGEERADPDKFAELEVRSLTGAGAV; translated from the coding sequence ATGACACCTTCCACCTTCACCGCCGTGCCGATCGCCGCCAGGCCCGAGGCCGCCACCGGGGGCCAGCACCACGAACTCGCCGTGGTGCTCTTCGCCCTGGTGGTCGTGGTGACCTTGGCCATCACCCTCTGGGTCGGGCGACGCGGCCAGGCCGCCGAGGACTTCTACGCCGGCGGACGGGACTTCGGCCCGCTGCAGAACGGCATCGCGCTCTCCGGCGACTACCTCTCGGCCGCCTCCTTCCTCGGCGTGACCGGGCTGATCGCCCTGTACGGCTACGACGGCATGCTCTACAGCATCGGCTTCCTGGTCGCCTGGCTGGTCGTGCTGATGTGGGTGGCCGAACTGGTCCGCAACACCGGCCGGTACACGCTGGCCGACGTGCTGGCCACCCGGATGCGCCAGCGCCCGGTCCGCGCGGCGGCCGGCAGCGCCAGCGTGGTGGTCACCCTGCTCTACCTGATCGCCCAGATGGTCGGCGCGGGCAGCCTGGTGGGACTGCTGCTGGGTACCACCGGGGCCGCCGCGAACACCTGGACCATCCTCGCGGTCGGCGCCCTGATGATCATCTATGTCACGGTCGGCGGCATGCGGGCCACCACCTGGATCCAGATCGTCAAGGCCATGATGCTGATGACCGGGGCCGTGCTGCTCACCGTCTGCGTGCTGATCCACTTCCAGGGCGACCTCGGCGAGCTGATGCACGCCGCGGCCCGCAGCAGCGGCGCGGGCGACCGCTATCTGGAGCCGGGCCTCAAGTACGGCGGCTCGGTCACCGAGCGGCTCGACTTCGTCAGCCTGGGCCTGGCCCTGGTGCTGGGGACGGCCGGCCTGCCGCACATCCTGTCCCGCTTCTACACCGTCCCCACCGCCCGGGCCGCCCGCCGCTCGACGATCTGGGCGATCGGTCTGGTCGGCGCCTTCTACCTGATGACCGTCGTGCTCGGCCTCGGGGCCACCGCGCTGGTCGGCTCCACGGCGGTGAAGTCCGCCAACTCGGCCGGGAACACCGCCGTTCCGCTGCTCGCGCTCAACCTGGGCGGCGGCGAGGGGAGCACCGGGGGCACCCTGCTCTTCGCCGTCACCTCCGCCATCGCCTTCGCCACGATCCTCGCGGTGGTGGCCGGTCTGACCCTGGCCTCGTCGGTCTCCTTCGCGCACGACCTCTACGCCCAGGCCTTCCGTCGGCCGGGCCGCCCACCGGTGACGGACCGCCAGGAGGTGGTGGTGGCAAGGCTGGCAGCGGTGGTGATCGGCGGCCTGGCGGTGGTGCTGAGCCTCTTCGCCCAGCGGCTGAACGTCGCCTTCCTGGTCAGTCTGGCCTTCGCGGTGGCGGCCTCGGCCAACCTGCCCACCCTGCTCTACAGCCTCTTCTGGCGCCGCTTCACCACCCGCGGCGCCTGCTGGTCGACGTACGGCGGCCTGGTGCCGGCGCTGGTCCTGGTGTTCTTCTCACCGGTCGTCTCCGGCAGCAAGACCGCGATGTTCCCCGGCGTGGACTTCCACTGGTTCCCGCTGGAGAACCCGGGGTTGATCTCCATCCCGCTCGGCTTCCTGCTCGGCTGGGTCGGCACGGTCAGCGGTGAGGAACGGGCGGACCCGGACAAGTTCGCCGAGCTGGAGGTGCGTTCGCTCACCGGCGCCGGCGCGGTCTGA
- a CDS encoding C40 family peptidase gives MKPDLNPDLTSADPIADQPSPAPEASGTAEGCDESAADTPTAEHGSHHRATRLRHRVGLAAAIVAGAGSIGFGADLASAAPLPEHLALAPGLVSADDPTNGDDGATGDDDQGASADGSDSSDDSGSTSSTSSTADTTAGGGDIQQGWDGSVYWFQNSSGEWRYTSHRDTYLSRIGSNGDGDSGSSSGTDSSASTTNGDIQQGWDGSVYWFQNSSGEWRYTSHRDIYLNRIGSNGDGDSGSGSGSGTDSGQSAGAAQSEASSGDVDSALAFAQDQLGKPFVWGGNGPDGYDCSGLTQQSFRRAGISLPRIADEQYSATTPVSASRMQRGDLLFWSYDGSVGGIHHVAIYLGGNRYIEAAHPGTTVRIAHLNSGYFPSFISRP, from the coding sequence ATGAAGCCGGACCTCAACCCGGACCTGACCTCTGCCGATCCGATAGCCGACCAGCCCTCCCCGGCTCCCGAAGCCTCCGGGACCGCCGAGGGCTGCGACGAGTCGGCTGCCGACACCCCGACCGCCGAGCACGGCTCGCACCACCGGGCCACCCGCCTGCGCCACCGGGTCGGCCTGGCCGCCGCGATCGTCGCGGGCGCCGGCTCGATCGGCTTCGGCGCCGACCTGGCGAGCGCGGCGCCGCTGCCCGAGCACCTCGCCCTCGCCCCCGGCCTGGTCAGCGCCGACGATCCGACGAACGGCGACGACGGCGCCACCGGCGACGACGACCAAGGCGCTTCGGCCGACGGCTCCGACAGCTCCGACGACTCCGGCAGCACCAGCAGCACCAGCAGCACGGCGGACACGACCGCCGGTGGCGGCGACATCCAGCAGGGCTGGGACGGCTCGGTCTACTGGTTCCAGAACAGCAGCGGCGAATGGCGCTACACCAGCCACCGCGACACCTACCTCAGCCGCATCGGCTCCAACGGCGACGGCGACAGTGGCAGCAGCAGCGGCACCGACAGCTCCGCGAGCACGACCAACGGCGACATCCAGCAGGGCTGGGACGGCTCGGTCTACTGGTTCCAGAACAGCAGCGGCGAATGGCGCTACACCAGCCACCGCGACATCTACCTCAACCGGATCGGCTCCAACGGCGACGGCGACAGTGGCAGCGGCAGCGGCAGCGGCACCGACAGCGGTCAGTCGGCCGGCGCCGCGCAGTCGGAGGCCTCCAGCGGCGATGTCGACTCCGCCCTGGCGTTCGCCCAGGACCAGCTCGGCAAGCCCTTCGTCTGGGGCGGCAACGGCCCGGACGGTTATGACTGCTCCGGTCTGACCCAGCAGTCCTTCCGGCGCGCCGGGATCTCGCTGCCCCGGATCGCCGACGAGCAGTACTCCGCCACGACGCCGGTGAGCGCGAGCCGGATGCAGCGCGGCGACCTGCTCTTCTGGTCCTACGACGGGAGCGTCGGCGGGATCCACCACGTCGCCATCTACCTGGGCGGCAACCGGTACATCGAGGCCGCGCACCCGGGCACCACGGTCCGGATCGCGCACCTGAACAGCGGCTACTTCCCGAGCTTCATCTCTCGCCCGTGA